A stretch of DNA from Hydra vulgaris chromosome 03, alternate assembly HydraT2T_AEP:
AGAAACGATGTTAGAAAGAAAGAAGCTTTGGGAAGAAGTTAAACAATTACGAAACGAAGGTAAATTTGcagttattaaatttgataaaatttattgtagAGATTTTAGAAAGTAAACGCGCGAAGTTTTATTAAGCGAAGcgttattttaatgattttaaataatgacTAACTTAacaatagattttgaaaaattacacTTTAACGTTTTCAATTCAGCAAATGTGTTACTTAATGATATTTCTGACGCTGATTTGCATTTTGTTAACGAAAACAATTTTAGTTCGtccttttttgtaataaaaacttttaaaagtgaaCTAAAAACCTTAAAGAGTAATTTTACTGTAATACACATTAACATAAgaagtataaattattattatcatctgaaagaaaaactaacaaaagGGGAGGTggaattataacttatattaggAATGATCAAGTTACCAAAATTAGAGATGACCTTTCGATCTCAGATGCAGATAGTGAGgtttttacaattgaaataacTAGCAACAAATCAAAAAGCATACTGGTCTCCACATGTTACCGGCCACCTGaaggtgatttatttaaattttccaatcatttaaaacaaatttttataaaaaacaacaatgagcaaaaaaaaatattctgtattGGAGACATAAACATAGATTGTTTACAATATGATAAACATGCcaatactaaacttttttttgacgaaaTGCTTCAACATTACATCTTCCCAATTATTAACAAGCCAACTCGAGTAACTAGAATAGACAATATATTAACTAATTCATTGTTTGATACTTTTCTAAAGGCAGGAATAATAAAGGCAGATatatctgatcattttcctattttcTTCTCCTTGACGCAagatttaaaatctaataatagttgtaaaattaaaacttataaaagaaaaatcaacaaatttgcGATTCAACAATTTAAAGACTCACTGTCGGCACAAGAGTGCGATAAGGTATACCATGAATGCAATTTTGGGCACACTAACTCTGCTTATAATAACTTCgaaaaaattttcctaaaaagCTATAATATGCACTTCccaattaaagtaaaattaataaaagaaaaacacttaaaatgtCCATGGATCACCAAAGGTATtaaaaaatcctcaaaaaaaaaaaaaaaactttatattaaatacttaaaaaatagaaatgaggCAAACCTAAATGTTtacaaacagtataaaaacttgtttgaaaaaattaaaaaaaaatcaaagaaaaactattactcaaataaaataaaaaacacaaatggTGATATTAAGATAACTTGGGATATcatgaaagaaataattgggataaaaacctgcaaaataaatagtttaccTGCTCAAATTGTCATAGATAATAAAGAGTATGACAATAATAATgcaatttcagaaaaatttaatagtttttttgtcaacataGGCCCAAATCTAGCTTAAAAAGTCAATTGTCCAAACAACTCATTTGAAACTTATCTAACTAGTGCCAACAAcgaattaatatttaaagaactaaaaattgatgaactcgaaaatgcaataaactctCTTAAAACAAACAAGTCTCCAGGTATAGATGACATTTGCAGTAATATCGTCGTCAATGTCTTTTCGGAGATACGCAAACCTattttcgaaatatttaaatcattaattataACAGGAACTGTAccagataaattaaaagtagctaaaaatgtacctatttttaaaaccgGTGAaacatttctaataaataattacagaccaatcTCAATACTTCCAACCttttctaaaatacttgaaagaaTAATCTACAATAGATTATATGAATACCTAATTCAAAACaagttcttaaataaaaaacaattcggCTTTCAAGCACAGCACTCAACAGAACATGCAATTTTAGATTTAGTTAATAGCATAAgtgattcttttaataaaaagcaatttgtattaggAACTTTTATAGACCTttccaaagcatttgacacaaTTAATCATGAtatcttactaaaaaaaatgaaaaaatacggaataaaaaatactagcctagattggtttaaaagttatctgtgcaacagacaacaatgtgttatttcgaacgataataaatattctaatttactaaaaataaaatgcggagttccccaaggttccattcttggtcctcttttatttttaatttatattaacgatcttccacaatcactaaaaaaacttgatgcaataatgtttgctgatgacacaaatttattttagtcatcagcatcaattgaaaatttctttaaatctgCAAATGATGACCTTGAGAGTCTAAACATttggtttaaagtaaataaattatctttaaatcaagaaaaaacaaaatacatctTGTTTCATTCCAAccagcaaaaaaacaaaataccaaGCATGCTACCAttactaaaaattgataacataaacatcGAAAGAACTGAAACTATTAAATTTCTTGGGATTATTATTGACGAAACGATTTCTTGGAAACcccatataaaaacattaaatacaaaaatatcaaaaagtatcggcATACTTTACAAAGTCAAAACTATACTTTCCCAGGAGAATCTGAAAGTtctctacttttcttatatacaaagttatctaacatatgctaatattgcctggggaagtacaaataaatctaaattaagttctCTATATACACTCTAAAAACACGCATCAAGAttggtttataataaaaataaattcactcatgccgatcctttacttaaaaacttgaatgctttaaatatctatcaaattaACATCTaccaaaatgttttatttatgctCAAATATAAGCTCGGACTTGTCCCAACtcattttactaataactttttttcaaaccaaCGCCAACAGATATATCACACGAGGAACCGGAAAATTTACATTGcccataaaaaaaacaaaattttcgaGATTTTCAATTGTATACCGTGGCCcctatttatacaacaaaacaatacctcaaaatatagaacttactaAATTGGATAATCTTATTGCcctgaagaaaaaactaaaagatctcataattaacaaaaccaattttatcgatatgtattaaatataaaagaataattaatataataaaatgtaaaaagaacaatttaagctataaaaataaataaaaaagaaataaaacataaaatataaaaaaataaataaataaaaattgttagcaactacatagtaaaatattactgAACAGTAGACctcaaaaaattaatgtgtgtcattactctttaaatttttagtttattttgtattttaaaggttctcgatgaaaagacttttcttagtcttctgcgagtttccttaaAACTGCATAGTACTACTAATAtatgttgatatatattttcaacaaataacGTATTTTCAACGACAACGACAAGCAAGTTCCTAGTAGCCCTGTGATACGACGGATTtgcgtatattttttaaatgcatgggttaatagccagcactttatattataaaccacggacttattattttaactcgCATGAGTTAAAATGTCAAACGCGCATGCGTAAAACAGCATTGTTAACGCTCTTtagatattgtaaatatttgtggtggacatttatataaactggaGACATGTAAATactatttgtttttgaaatatataataatgattgttgtaaaaaaaaaaaaaaaaaatatatatatatatatatatatatatatatatatatatatatatatatatatatatatatatatatatatatatatatatatatatatatatatattagggtacgtcacttaaaaaaaaaaggagcaaAGAAACTTCTAGCATCGATATTATAGTGtcaacatatataataaatgaaaattcgaataaaaagtttgaaaatttttttttttccctactggggaactatttttttttgtcatcgtAAAATCGTAAATTATCCGTATATCAGAACGTAAAGTtttcgaatttaaaaaaaatcatatcttAGTGAACATCtgtgaaattttcattttatttctgtATAACACATGAAAAAAACTAGGGAAATGATTGGCATCGAAAAACCAAGATTAAACTAGGGCCGACGAGATGGGAACCTGGGGGGttactagatttttttttcattatttagaaGTTTCTAGCaatattaagtaataataaaaaaattagaaagaaaacaAATTCTCTACCTGCCAgggaatttgtttatttttaagatgtCAGAtatgagaaagaaaaaaacaaatgacaTTAATACTAACATTAATATTTGTTTGGCATAGTGACGTATTcatgttaaaacaaatatttactgtataaataatcaaattcaagtgtcttattaaaaaatgtttttgagatCTTTTTTAGAGTGCAGCTTAAGCATTAATAGTCTATGAGCCAACCTAGCCCTGACAAATCCATCTCTTCTCTCAAACCCACAAACAGATGCAGATGCATCTGTCACCTCTTTTACCGCTCTTTCGCAAAGATTGTGTGTGTAGGGTAAAGTAGGGTGCTTCAAAAGGTATCTCTAAGAAATTGTCAAGATCTTTTGAAGGTATTCGACATGTAAAACAGGTTCTGATTAATCTTCTTTGCCCGGTTGATCAGTACTTGTATGGTTTAAGCTCCCAGATTGATTGGACCTTCTTCCTTGTCATGAATCGAGTGTCTCCATACTCCAAACTTTTCCGTATCTCTTTGATGGTTTTAATGGCAAACCTTCTAGATTCTTTATCTGAGCTTGCTATAAGGGAAAGAATCAAAGATTCAGAATGAGCAAAAGAAGCTTCATATTTTATGTTGAGAGTAACAAATTCTTTTATCTCATCCTCCTGTTTTCGTAGCAGTTTTAACAGTGTTACTATGTGTTCCGGGGCCTTAACAATACTGTGTTTCACTTTGATTTTATACCATATGTGAAAAAATACTTGAACTacccattttaaaattaagtgaaATCTTCTTAGCACATCATCAGTAAAGCCATAGTTACTCATATGGAGAAAAATAATAGCTTCTCCAGTAGTAAGCCATCTGCTATGGGAAAGATTGTCACACTTAGCCATTTTAAGATTTGGACCCATCTCTCCTGTAGTCAAACATGTAATAAGTTTATAGCAGAGAGCAGAATCTGTTGGcattgaatttataattttttcaggaATCTGGATTAATGGTTCCAACTGCGCAATAGGTTCAAATGTATCAAGTTTTCCCTACTGTTTACTATTAAAAGAGCTTTTCCAATTGGTCAAGTGAAACCAACATTTGAATTGGTGGGTCCATCCAGAGTGACAATAATGTGCCTCAAAGGAAGCTCATTGCAATGTAGCATGCAAATAGACCAGAAACACTTTCTACCTAACAATTGTTCAAGATTTGTCAATAAACCTCCATCTTTCCCTGAACCAGTTACAGCGCTTGTTGAATCTCCTCCTATTACTTCGAAGTAAGAGTAATGTGTTCTTCTTTAACAACCCTTTGATGAAATTGTTTTGTTACAGGGTTGTGCTttaaaactctggtaaaatCCTTTCTGCTATGAGCAAATATACCTTTGATAGGTTAttgttgaaactttttttcttcagatGTCTTTGTTTTAGTCATTACTGCTTAACTACTGCTGATGTTCTAgacaactatttaatttttagcaCTTTTCATTACATAAAGTAATTTCACATTTACAAGATGTAATGTCAAGCAATTGATCCAATTTGATTTCCCAGgtagaaacaattttttgggCTGCTTTTTCTCTAGAAATTTGACTAAACTTATTCCAGgctaattcttttttttgtaccAAAGATATCTTGTTTATTACCACAGGAAACTTAAAAAGAGCATTTGATCTTGTTCACTATTGAAGAGCCAAGTCTGCTAATTGTACACTAAGTTCTCTTACACACATAAGcctccttaaaaataaaaaaaagtgaatacaagtaaatacaaacaatatttctgcaatctttaaatttaacttttcattaCATACTTGTCAATATCTTTTTCAATGAGCAAACTTTCTTGTATTAAAAGACCCTTTCTCAGGATATCTCTAATAGTAGGCACTTCTGAAGGATTAAGATCATTACTTCCACCCAAATACAGTGAAAATTTTGACTCTTTTTTATCCAAATTGAATCTAGTAATTTTAGGAGCACTCATTCTttctattaatattaaataaatactagCAATTAACAAAACTGGAAATCAACCAAACCGGAAGTAAAGTACTTTTGTACTGCATACTCTTTGGTGAGGTTTCGGAAATGCACTTACGGAAGTAATTTATTTCCAGTTTTATTGATGGCTAGTATGAATAAACGAAAACAtatgtttaaatacaaaaattgtttcagaATGTGATTTATTGTATCAGCCCTGGTATAATCTCAATTTTTCAACGCCAATCatgttaccttttttttattatttgttagacacaaaaaacatcaaaatcgAACTAAACTCACTGAgatatgacttttttaaatttgcgattttttacaatacaaaaaaaaaaattttcaaatttttttttttgtatttttatttattgtatatattggCACTATAATATTGatgctattatatatattggcactataatattgaagtttttttgctCACATATTTTTAAGtgacgtgtatatatatatatatatatatatatatatatatatatatatgtatatatatatatatatatatatatatatctatctatatatatatatatatgtatatatatatatatatatatatatatatatatatatatatatatatatatatatatatatatatatatatatatatataatctttgaaagtcattttcttgttatacgttaaaatatggttgtaattcaataaatacggctgcgtataaactttttttaaaatatatatatatatttttaataatatataattatttcgatatttcgctgatctatCGTGATCAGcgtcataataaataaaatagttacaaagaaatcgttatagtaaaaacaaaccgttaaTAAGATAACACtaaaaagccaaaaaataatacaaaaaataatacaaaaaattttttctcaaataactgacgtcagcagattttattaaaaaatggcccCCAGGTTTTAGTTGTCACGTTATCACCGTCATCCCGATTGAGAACTACATCACCATTTCTTAACTCCTGTCGAACCCTAGCTTTGCTTATTTCGAGTGACTCTCTGATTTTCCGAGTTCGATATTCTGGGGCTACAGATAATGTTTTGGGGTGCAACCAATCAAACTTACCATGGCATGTTTTGGAATGTTCAGTTGCACCCGAACTGGaccatttttcttttaagctATTTTTCTGGTGTTCAATACATCTCGATATCACCTTATTTTTAGTTTCACCAATGTATATCGAACCGCATGAACATTTAAGCTGGTATACGCCAGGGTTTGTGTTTAGTGgtagtttagttttattgttgcaaaaaatatttttaaattgggaGTTGATGTGAAGATAAcctttatgttttgttttcgaAATTCTTTACGAAGTTTTGGACCATCAATTGCTATCCAAGGTAGTTTTATAAAGGGTTGGGTATCTAATGGTTGACATGTTGTGTTTTTTGAaccgttttttaaatagtctatagtaatattatttagaatgttCTTGTCGTGgccatttttaacaaatatgtctattagaaaatcaatttctttttgaaggTGTTTTTGAGAGCAAATTCTTTTTGCACGACATAAAAATCCTTTGAAAACGCCAATAATAATGTTAGGATTAATGTTTGAGTTAGGTTTAAGTTGAACATTTGTAATAGCCTCCTTTCAATGTATTTGAAATTCATAAGCTCCAGAGCCTgtgtttgtaataataatatctagGAAATTGAGTTGTTTGAGGTTGTTTTCAAGTTCCACTGTGTATTTTATGGCAGGATGTTGTTCATTAAGGATGTTCAggaacatttgttgttgttttattgaagCGAAGCGAGCGTGACAATCATCTACATATCTCTTGTAAGTTTTTGGATCGGATGTATAAGCTATTGCTATGTTAAGGGCCtttctttctatattttgtaaaaacgcTTCCGCCATAACAACCATTAAAGATAAACCTATAGGACCTGAATTAGGAATTACTCGGATATtgtctttatataaaaaatagcatatGCTTAATGAAAGTTCAACTAATTGGTGAATGTCTGCAAGAGTAAGTTTAGTTCGAGTTTTTAAGTCATCAATGTCAGCGttcaatatatcaataataaccgGAATTGCTTCGTCAATGGGTATGGATGGATAtaaattgaatatataaaatgaaacttGAACTTCGTTAGGATCTATTATCCATTGCTTGGCTTCATTTACAAAACTATTAGAATTCATaagtctatttttatttttgttcagagtcggttaaataattttaacaagatAATCAGATATTCCATAAGGTGGTGTGTTAATTGTTGATACAACGGGGCGCATTGGGTAATCTTTTTCTGGTTTGTGAGCTTTAATCATTCCGTAAATCCTTGGTGGGTTACAATCTGATGGATACATTTTAAAGTATGTATTTGTGTCTAGCTTACCTTCTTTTCTTAATTTGCACAATTGTCTTTGAAATTTAGTAGTCAATGtggatgttttaaaaaaaattttttgtattatattttggctttttagtgttatctttttaacggtttgtttttactataacgatttctttgtaactattttatttattatgacgCTGATCACGatagatcagcgaaatatcgaaataattatatattattaaaaatatatatatatatatattttaaaaaaagtttatacgcagccgtatttattgaattctaaccatatatatatatatatatatatatatatatatatatatatatatatatatatatatatatatatatatatatatatatatatatatatatatatggttatatgtatatatatatatatggttatatgtatatatatatatatatatatatatatatatatatatatatatatatatgtatatagtatatatgtgtatgtatgtatatatacatatatatacatatacataaataaatatatacatataagtatatataagttCAGTTAATTACAGATATCTTGAACCTCCAGGGGACCAATGAAAACGGTTCGACTAAACGAATGTTTGACTTGAGCGATGTATAACTGCCTCCAAGGTTTGtgttatgtgtgtgtatatgcgTTGATGTATGATGTTGATGTATATGTATCTTTATCCAAAAAGGTTAATATCTTGGTGGATAATGAAGTAAATTGGGCACGGGTCAGTAATGAGTTGTTTTTTTCCCACTATTGACCGCTTAATGTTCACATTCGCTTGTGAACAATGTGAAATACAATATTACTTGTACAAATGTACCTATAAAGATATTGTTATTTAGATGCAGTTACCCGATGTTCCTAAATAAAAAGACTCaatgcattaaaatataacttagaCTGTTTAAAGTTTGCACCATATTGATTGAATAGTGGAAAACGTGCATCAAATCAAAATTAGTCTGATGACAGAAGgcgataaaaatatatatgattttgatATTGATGATGAAGATAACGATATCATGATTTTATCAAGATCgtgttgaaaatagttttaattttgtgtgagtttttgttttaaaaatgtataaattaattttttggttttatttgctttCAATAATTGCTTTTCAATATCGATAATTTAGTTACCTGCGTTAAAAAAATGGTACAGGGCAGATTATTTGTAATACTATAACAACAgttagtattataatataaaacaaacaatactaatattaataataagtgAAAGCTGTAACAATTGAGAACAAGATGTGCAGTACAATAGGATAAGATATTGTActatttgaatttgaatttgaatatttttaatgttatttgtaacttatattataattttgctaatttttttttttttttttttttttttagatttatttatttttttagatttatttattatttattgtttttaacgaTTTTCATGTGAGTGTGTATTGTCTATAATTGTTAAatgtgttgattttaattagtttattctTGTTAAAACTACTGtaaccaacaacaaaaaataaagtttttaaattaaattaaattattacagctattataagtttatgaagaattattgtttcttttcttACTCACAACAACACAATATTGAACAAAAAGTTGATGTTTTTTCGAATTAAAAGAGTCAGGGcgcaaaaagttgtttttttaaggtttataaACTCGTATATAAGTTGATTGAATCAACGCTAAATCAGCGTTAatctaacgttgatttttggtttgttttcaacgttgattaaACGTTTGGTTTTAACGTTAATTTgcgtttttattttaaccaaaaaccatttttcaaccataacttttaatggtttttcaaagttttttcgACGTTGATTACACTTGCTAAGTGCATATAACAcatgtgtttttatatattgtttatatataagcGCTACTTTATTTCTATACAATAAAGTTGCGCTTATTTAGAGAACCTGCTTGAAAAGTGTTGATTAATTACAATcggtttaaaagtttataaaatggtttgtttttcaattacatGAATAAATTTGATAGATCAGTGGTATAATGCGCTGTCATCGGTGCCCTTTTGTGAGGGTTCAAAACTGCccgttaacaaaatatatatatatatatatttttttaaatttggccatatatatttattgcaaaaaaataaatatagcaaaaaagacttgcagttgtttaaataaaattttaagtttttctagcTAAGggttttccttttttctttttttttttacctccacAGCTGCACCTTCTGGAGTAGCAGGActgctaattaaattttttctttattaagtttcaaacCATAGCTTTTTTTCACACCATTTACaacttattaggactaattacctgaaCACATTAATAACATCTTAATCATTACACATACGCAACAAATTTTTGCCAGTGTttggatgtttttaaaattcttagcttttttaaaaatccttaCGTTTATTATAGTGtataatatctttacatatgttatatatataatatctacaaaatttcaaatgttttttattttttattttaaaaaatcaataaagatttgaaaaacataaaaaacgtTGCCAGTGGTTGGATTCGAACCAGGGTTTTTTTGTTCAGAAGCTCTGCGAGCTAACC
This window harbors:
- the LOC136078839 gene encoding uncharacterized protein LOC136078839, with protein sequence MNSNSFVNEAKQWIIDPNEVQVSFYIFNLYPSIPIDEAIPVIIDILNADIDDLKTRTKLTLADIHQLVELSLSICYFLYKDNIRVIPNSGPIGLSLMVVMAEAFLQNIERKALNIAIAYTSDPKTYKRYVDDCHARFASIKQQQMFLNILNEQHPAIKYTVELENNLKQLNFLDIIITNTGSGAYEFQIH